The following is a genomic window from Verrucomicrobiia bacterium.
TGAAGCCCAACTCTTTCGAGGCCGTCAACTGGTTTCGCAAGGCAGCCGAGCAAGGCCTGCCCGAAGCGCAGTATGAACTGGGCGCTTGCTCGGCGCGCGGCTCCGGCGTTGGCGAGAACTACTCCGAGGCCGCCCGCTGGTTCCTCAAAGCGGCCCAGCAAGGCTACCCTCCAGCCCAATTTCAACTTGCCCAATGCTATTTTGAAGGCGCCGGGGTGGTGAAGGATATCGAGGAGGCGGTCAAATGGACTCGCCTGGCTGCCGACAAGGGCTATGCACCCGCCCAGAACCGCCTGGGCGCCTGCTTCGAAAAAGGCGAAGGAATGGCCCAGGATTATTTGCAGGCCTACAAGTGGTTCCTCCTGTCTGCCGCACAGGACGACGAAATGGCTCCCGACATCCGCGTCAGCATCGCCAAAATCGAAACCTCCATGAGCCCGGAGCAAATCGCCCAGGCCCAGCGCACCGCCCGCGACTTCAAACCCATCAACGCCTCTGCACCCCCCTCAGACCCCATTTCCTCTGGCTCGGCCACGGGTTTCGTCTCGGTGAACCTGAACGAGCTAGACAGTGAAATTTTCGTGGATGGCGCGTTCGTTGGAAACCCGCCGGCAAAGCTGAAGCTCGCCCAGGGTTCGCACCTGGTCGAGGTCAGGAAAACCGGTTTTAAAGATTATCGCAAAGCGCTCACGGTGAATGCTGGCTCGGACCTGACGCTGCGGGTGGTGCTGGAGAAGAATTGAATGCCACCCTCTCAGGGCGCCAGCGGTTGCGATGTGAGCCGGATCCTGAGGCTCGAACTCTCGCCCGGCGGCAGGCTGATTTGGTTTGAGGAAACGTTGCCGGGCTCGACACACACCATGCGCTGGTACTCGTCATTGCCGAAATCAGGCATTTGCTGGGCTTTGGCAATCCAGGGATTCCAGACTACCGTCGAGAGAGCGCTTTGTTTTTCCACGCGGATGCTGCGCCGCAGTCGCTCGTCCACAATCTCAACGGGATTGATCGTGTCCAAATAGATGCGGTCCACCTCGGATTCAATGCGGATGCTTTCCTGCCTCTCGGTCTTGCGGGCGAAATGGTCAACCTTGTCCAGGTAACCGCCCCCTTTCAGCCCCTTAATGGAAACCGCCGTAATGTCCCCTACCTCAAAATAAGAGTGAAGACAGTTCTCAAACGTGAAGGACTCCTCCTTTGATTGGTTGGTGACGGTCAATTGCAGGCTCAATGCCTCATCGACTGTGACCGTGTAGTCGGCTGTGAACGCTGGAATCGAGCCGGCCTCGGGGCATTCGGGCAGACGAAACCGAATGCTGACGCTCCCGTCGGGAGCGGGTGAGAACTCCTTGAGTTCCCACTCTTTTACCCGGGCGAAACCGTGCTGGCCGAACCCCTCACGCATGCCGAACCACGGAAAAATGATAGGGATTCCGCCTCGGATAGGCTGCTCCGGCGCAAACCGGCTGCACTGGCTCATAAACAGCAGCGGGGGTTCGCCATTTTTGCGGAAGTGGGTCACGTGGGCGCCGTGAAGGTAAATCTCCGCGGTGCTCCAGCGAGTAGTCACCTCCAGCATGGGCAACTCTCCGCGGCCATCGAGAAACATCACCCGGCCCAGCGCCCCGCTTAGGGGTGCGGCTTCATTGGTTTGCATAACTCACCTCTGCGCATCGGCTGCTGCCGAGGAAACCGCACCCTCGGCCTCGCCAACATCCTATAGAACAGGCCGGCTCATTGCACTCATTTTTTTGCTGTTCTTTGAATCCCGCCGCGCTAAGGTCGCCCCTTACTATGCCAAAAAACCAATATCGATTCTGCTTCGGTCCATGGAACATCAGCGAAGGTCAGGACCCCTACGGCCCCACCACCCGCCCTGCACAGACCTTCGACTGGAAACTTGAACAACTCAAGAAGCTCGGGTTCGACGCCATGATGTTTCACGATGACGACGCGGTTCCCGATATCGACGGCAAATCCGACCAACAGCTCCGCAAAGAGGCAAAGACGCTCAAGAAAAGGCTGGACGACCTGGGCGTCGTGGCCGAGATGGTCGCGCCGCGCCTTTGGTTTAGTCCGATGACCATTGACGGCGCATATACCAGCAACGATCCCAAATGCCGCCGCTATGCCATCGAGCGCTCACTCCGGTCGATTGACATCGCCAATTATCTCGACACCGATCTGATCGTCCTCTGGTTGGCGCGGGAGGGCACTTATCTGCGCGAGGCCAAAAACGGACGGCGCAGCTTCGATCTGTTGGTCGAGGCCCTCGATAAGATGCTGGCGCATGATAAGAGAATCCGCCTGGCCATCGAGCCCAAGCCCAACGAACCGATGGACCACGCCTATCTGCCCACCATCGGCCATGCCCTGGCCATCGCGCAATTGACCCGCGACCCCAAACGCGTCGGGTGCCTCATCGAGTCCGCTCACGCACTGTTGGCCGGCCTGGACCCGGCAGATGAAATCGATTTCGCCATGACCTTTGGGAAATTATGGTCGCTTCACCTGAACGACCAAAACGGCCTGAAGTTCGACCAGGACAAACCGTTCGCCAGCTCGAATTTGCGAGTTGCCTTCAACCAGGTCCGCGCCCTGGAGCGCAACGGCTACGGCAAACATGGCGAATTTGTCTGCTTCGATGTGCATCCCTTCCGCACGACAAAAACCGAGCATTGGCTGGCGCATTTGGAAAACAGCCGGCGCACTTTTCTCCTGCTCCTGAAAAAGGCGCGAGCATTCAACGAAAAGAAAGCCCAAGCCCTCGTTGCCCAACGCGATTACGCCTCCCTGGACCAAATGGTGTTGGAGCATTTGATGGGGGTCTGAAGCTGAGAGGCTTTCAGAGCAGCGCCTTGAGCAAATAGTAAACGCCCAGGGCGCACACCAGGCTCGAGACACTGCTGAGCAGCAGAATCGCTTTGGCCCAGCATCGGGAAACCTTTAGCATTCGGCGCAGGGCGGTCATGATAGAAAAGACGCCCAGGCTCAGAAGAATGATTTTGACGCTGCACCAGGCGGCTGGCCAATCCCACCAGTGGTTCCAAGGGGATTGGCGAGCCACGTTGAAAAAGGAGCGGCCTTCCCAATAAGCCTCGTCAGGAAATAAAAAGGCGAATGCCAGCATGCAAAAACCGGCTGCATACAACAACAACGCCCGGCGGTTGGGCCATTTTTCGTGATCTGCGGCCATAATACCGCTTTCTATTCTCACGCGCATGGCGCGTAGGGTCTTTGGCTCGCCCGCCCAGCCTTCTTATAGGATGATTCAAACCCACCCAGCCGCAGAAGTCAATGAGGGAATGAGAGTAGTTGTAATGCCTCAGTGACTACGGGGCTGCCGGCTGAAGCCGGCGTTCCGGACGCGCGGAACGCCGCCTTTAGGCGGCAGCGCCCGCCGTCACTAACCGATTACGAGTAGTTTCTGCGCTATCCGCTTCTCAGTACCCCATCGCTTCGCCGTCCTTGCGCATCTCCGATGCGCCCCAATAAACGTGGTTCGTCGCGTCGAACTCGATTGCCTGATAGCCGCCAAACCCGCCGGTGCCCGGCACTACTTTGTAACCGCGCCTTTCAAGTTCCGCCTTCACCTCCGGAGCGAACCCGGATTCCATTTCCACCGTCCCGATCCCCTGTGATGGTTCGCCGGTCGGTTCCGCATTGCCAATGTGACGCCAGCGCGCGGCGTCTCCGGCTTCCTGCACGTTCATGCCAAAATCGATGATATCGGTCAGGATTTGCACGTGGCCTTGAGGCTGCATGTCGCCCCCCATCACCCCAAACGACAGGAAGGGCCTGCCCTCCTTCATCACGAACGCGGGTATAATCGTGTGGAAAGGCCTTTTACCCGGCCCATAAACATTGGCTGCATTCGGATTGAGCGCGAACAACTCGCCCCGGTCCTGGAACATGAAACCCAGATGGTCGGCGACCAACCCGGAGCCCATGCCCCGGTAATTGGACTGGATCAACGACACCATCATGCCGTCTTTGTCGGCTGTAGTCAGGTAAATGGTGTCACCATCTTTCGGGTTCGGAGCCCCCGGACCAACGTCCATATTGGCGTGGTCAAGATGGATGAGATGACGCCGCTGCCTCGCGTAAGACTCCGAAATCAGTCCCTTCATCGGCACCTGCACAAACGCCGGGTCCGCATACCACCTGGCCAGGTCTTCGTATGCCAGCCGCTTGGCTTCCAGCAGGACAATCAGCGTATCCGCGGAACCCGCCCCCATCTTCCTTAGGTCGTAGCCCTTCAGAATCTGCAACATTTCCAGAACCGCGCCGCCCTGGCCGTTGGGTGGAAGCTCATACACCTCGTAACCGCGGTAGTTGACCGACAGCGGCTCGACCCATTCGCCGCGATGGCCCGCAAAATCATCGTAGCGCAGGTCGGCCCCTATCCGCTCGAAATATGAGGCCATCCGGTGCGCGAGTTCACCCCTGTAAAAGGCCTCCCGCCCTTTCTTTGCCAAAACCGAAAGCGTGTTGGCCAGGTCCGGATTGCGGAAAACCTCCCCTTCCTCCGGGGTATGCCCGTCGATCAGATAGGTAGCGCGGGCGTTGTCGAGTTCCTCGATGAGTTTCTTGTGCTTTTCAAATGACGCCATGTTTCCTTTCCAGTAACGCGCGATCAGTTGCGTTACGGGAAAGCCGTTCCTTGCGTATTGTATTGCCGGTTGCAAATCTTCCTTCATGGGCAGCTTGCCGAACCGGCTGTGGAGCGCGAACCAGGCATCTACTGTCCCCGGCACCGTCACGGGTAACGAGCCGACAGGCGGGATATGCGCTCGGTAAGGCTCTCCGGCTTTCTGGTAGGCCGCTCGGACCTCCTCGTTTAAGCGGGTCAGGCCTCGATTTTTCGGCGAGCGGCCCGAGCCGTTATAGCCGTAAAGCTGCCTGGTCTTGGGATCATAGACAATGGCGAACAGATCACCGCCAATACCATTCAGTACCGGCTGCATCAAACCTATCGCCGCGTTGGCCGCTATGGCCGCATCCACCGCGCTGCCTCCCTTCTTGAGGATATCGATGGCGATCTGCGTAGCCAGCGGCTGTTCGGTCGCCGCCATCCCGTTTTGCGCCAGAACGGGCGACCGCGTCGCCCATGGCGCGCCGGCATACCGGTCACCTCGGCTCAACTGGCCGAAGCCTCTCAGGGGTAAACAAGCTGCAACCAGCATCACCGCCGCCGCTGCGATATTCATCAGAATCCTCATCGCTTTGCAGCTTTTAATTCAGCAGGTTTCACTCCGGGAAGCTTGCGTCTGACCTGCCGTTTTCATTACAAATGGTCGGGGCGGTGAGATTTGAACTCACGACCTTCTGAACCCCATTCAGACGCGCTACCAAGCTACGCTACGCCCCGAACCATTGTGCCGGCCTCCACGAGGCCGCCACGCGAGAATACTACCCCCTCGAATTCTGATTTCAACCTTTAATCGGGACCGCTGCATTCCAACATTATAATCCGCGGTTTTCTTAATTAATTCCTCAAGGAACTTGTCCTTTCCGGTCCCGGTTTGTCAGCCAAACACCGACAAAAACCCTTCGCTGGAGGCGGACAGGATTACAGGAGCCCTTCCGATTTTTAAGCCTGCACCCAATCGACAAGGTGTTCGCACTATGAGAAAAGCTATATCTCTCGTATTGAGCCTGCTGTCTCTGTTCGCGGTCACGCATACGGTCCGCGCTACGGAAATGACGTGGGAATTCTCTGTCCAGGTCAGCGCCGCGGTCCAGGCCACTCCCGCTCAGATAACTCTGAGCTGGCCCCAAGACCAGTACATGCTCCCCAACAGCTATACAGTTTATCGAAAAGCTCCCTCGGATAGCTCCTGGGGCGCCGGCGTCCTTCTCCCGGCCACCGCCACCAGTTACACCGACAACCACGTCACCGTCGGCACCCCTTATGAGTACCAGGTGGTTAAAGTCACCTCCCAATACACCGGTTACGGCTATGTCTATTCGGGCATCAATGTTCCCATGACCGATAGCCGCGGCAAACTGCTCCTGGTCATCGATAACACTTATGCCGCCAGCCTCACCAACGAGCTGGCCCGCCTCCAACAGGACCTCGTCGGCGACGGCTGGACCGTTATCCCGATCTTCGTCAACCGCTCCGACTCGGTCGTCAGCGTTAAGAATCTCATCAAGGCCCAATACGCAGCCGATCCGGCCAACGTGAATTGCGTCTTCCTCTTCGGCCACGTCCCAGTCCCATACTCGGGGAACATTGTCCCGGACGGCCATACCCCCGATCACCAGGGGGCCTGGCCTTGCGACGGTTACTACGGCGACATGGACGGCATTTGGACCGATAACTCGGTCAACGTCACCGGCCAATATGATCCCCGGAACACAAACGTCCCCGGCGACGGCAAATTCGATCAAAGCTCGTTCCCTGCTCCGATCAAACTCATGGTTGGCCGGGTGGACCTGGCCAATATGCCGGGTGAACTGTGGTATGGCGGCCCCACGACCATGCCCAGCGAACTGGAGTTATTGCGCAATTACCTCAACAAAGACCACAATTTCCGCACCAAGCAGATGGACCTGCCCCGGCGCGGCATCGTCGGCGACTTCTTCGGCGTGCGCAGCGGCGAGGCCTTCGCGGCGAGCGGTTGGCGCAATTTCGCCCCGTTCTTCGGCGCCAACAACGTCACCACCGACCAGACCATGGGCGCCTGGACCCCTATCCTCAGCACCAACGCCTATCTGTGGGCCTACGGCTGCGGCGCAGGCAGTTTTACCAGCATCGCCGGGCTGGGCAACAGCGATTCCTATAACGACGTCACAACACCCGAGCTCTACACCAACGACATCAAAGCCGCCTTTACCCTCCTGTTCGGGAGCTGGTTGGGCGATTGGGATGCCAAAGACAATATCATGCGCTGCGTCCTGGCCTTGCCCTCCTGCGGCCTGACCTGTGCCTGGTCCGGGCGTCCGCATTGGTTCTTGCACCACATGGCCTTGGGCATGCCCATCGGCTTTTCCGCGCGCCTGACACAAAACAATGGCCCGGGCGGGATTTATTCCAATGAAGTCAACAGCGCCGCAGGCGAAATCCATATCGCTCTGATGGGCGACCCCACTCTGCGCATGCACGCCGTCGTGCCCCCATCCAATATTGCCGCCACAACTAACGGCAGCGCCGTCACCCTGAACTGGACGGCTTCCACTGATTCGGTCGTCGGCTATCACATTTATCGCGCCTCGGGCACCAACAACTCATTTGCCCGCCTCACCACCACACCCATTACCGGCACAACCTTTACCGATTCCAGCGCCTCAGGCGCCTCCGATTACATGGTTCGCGCCGTGAAACTCGAGACTTCTTCGAGCGGCACCTACTTTAACCCCAGCGAAGGCGCGTTCCTGGCGCCGGTCGGCAGCGCGACTGGCTACCTGGGCGTGACCGGCACTTCCGGCTCAACCTCGGGCACTAATGGAACTGTTTCGAGCACCGGGGGCACGGGCTCGACCAACAGCGTGACACCCACTGGAACCAGCCCCAACCTGGTCGCCTGGGTTGACGACGCCCTGCCCGCCGGGGCTACTGCCGGCACCGACGGTGGCGACGCCTGGAATTGGGTCAGCAGCAACCCTGCTCCCTTCTCCGGCAGCCTGGCTAATCAATCCACGATTAGCGCCGGTCTCCACCAGCACTTCTTCACCGGGGCGACCCAGCCCCTGACGGTCAACACCGGCGACATCTTGTTCGCCTATGTCTATCTCGATCCCAATAATCTCCCCAGCCAAATTATGCTCCAGTGGAACGACGGCTCTTCCTGGGAACATCGGGCGTACTGGGGCGCTGATAACATCAATTACGGCTCTGACGGTACAACCAGCCGCGTTTATATGGGGCCGCTCCCCGCTGCGGGTCAATGGGTCCTCCTCCAGGTCCCCGCCAGCAAGGTCGCCCTGGAAGGCAGCACCGTCCCTGGCATGGCCTTCAGCCAGTACGACGGACGCGCCACGTGGGATTACGCCGGCAAATCCTCGGCATTGCTCACCGGCACAACGCCTTCAAACGGCGGCACCAACACCGTTGGGTCGTCCGGCTCGACCAACTCGACCGGGACCGTTTCCAGCACCAGCACCACCAACACTCTGGTCAGCCCGCTCGCCTGGGTGGATGACACCTTGCCCGCCGGCGCTGTGGCCGGTGCTGATGGCGGTGATTCCTGGAACTGGATCAGCAGCAATCCCGGTCCCTTCTCCGGCGCGCTGGCCAATCAGTCCAGCGTTGCCCCTGGCCTCCACGAGCACTTTTTCTCCTGGGCATCTCAAGGCCTCAGCATCAATTCCGGCGATACACTCTTTGCTTACGTCTATATCGACCCCAACAATCCCCCCAGCGAGCTGATGCTCCAATGGCACGACGGCGCCTCGTGGGACCACCGCGCTTATTGGGGTGCTAACAACATCACCTACGGCACCGACGGCACCGCCAGCCGCTCTTACATGGGGCCGCTGCCCGCCGCAGGCCAATGGGCACTGCTCCAGGTCCCGGCCAGCCAGGTCGGTATGGGCGGCGCCACCGCTGTGGGCATCGCTTTCAGCCAGTTTGATGGACGCGCCACCTGGGATTACACCGGCAAAGCCGCCGGCGTTGTCTCAACCACCACCGCTTCCGGTGGCGGCACAAACACTTCGGGCACCGGTGGCACCACCGGCACCTCCAGCACAAACAGCACTGGCGCCTCCCCAAATCTCACCGTCTGGATCGATGATGCGCTCCCCGCAGGCGCCGTCCCGGGCAGCGACGGCGGCGACGCCTGGAATTGGGTCAGCAGCAACCCGACCCCGTACTCCGGCTCGCTGGCAAACCAATCCGCAGTTGCCTATGGCCTGCACCAGCACTTCTTCATGAGTGCGACACAGACCTTGAGCATCAATTCCGGGGACATCCTGTTTGCTTACGTTTATATTGATCCGAGCAACATCCCCAGTGAGATCATGCTGCAGTGGAACGACGGCACCTGGGAACATCGCGCATATTGGGGCGCTAACAAAATCAACTACGGCACCGATGGCACAACCAGTTGCACCAACATGGGGCCCGTTCCCGCAGCGGGCCAATGGGTCTTGCTCCAAGTCCCGGCCAGCAAGGTTGCCCTCGAAGGCAGCGCTATCAATGGCATGTCTTTCAGCCAATATGATGGCCGCGCCACCTGGGATTATTCCGGCAAATCCTCCGCCCTGCTCACCGGCACCGCGCCTGCCAGCGGCGGTTCTACCT
Proteins encoded in this region:
- the ggt gene encoding gamma-glutamyltransferase, which gives rise to MRILMNIAAAAVMLVAACLPLRGFGQLSRGDRYAGAPWATRSPVLAQNGMAATEQPLATQIAIDILKKGGSAVDAAIAANAAIGLMQPVLNGIGGDLFAIVYDPKTRQLYGYNGSGRSPKNRGLTRLNEEVRAAYQKAGEPYRAHIPPVGSLPVTVPGTVDAWFALHSRFGKLPMKEDLQPAIQYARNGFPVTQLIARYWKGNMASFEKHKKLIEELDNARATYLIDGHTPEEGEVFRNPDLANTLSVLAKKGREAFYRGELAHRMASYFERIGADLRYDDFAGHRGEWVEPLSVNYRGYEVYELPPNGQGGAVLEMLQILKGYDLRKMGAGSADTLIVLLEAKRLAYEDLARWYADPAFVQVPMKGLISESYARQRRHLIHLDHANMDVGPGAPNPKDGDTIYLTTADKDGMMVSLIQSNYRGMGSGLVADHLGFMFQDRGELFALNPNAANVYGPGKRPFHTIIPAFVMKEGRPFLSFGVMGGDMQPQGHVQILTDIIDFGMNVQEAGDAARWRHIGNAEPTGEPSQGIGTVEMESGFAPEVKAELERRGYKVVPGTGGFGGYQAIEFDATNHVYWGASEMRKDGEAMGY
- a CDS encoding TIM barrel protein, with translation MPKNQYRFCFGPWNISEGQDPYGPTTRPAQTFDWKLEQLKKLGFDAMMFHDDDAVPDIDGKSDQQLRKEAKTLKKRLDDLGVVAEMVAPRLWFSPMTIDGAYTSNDPKCRRYAIERSLRSIDIANYLDTDLIVLWLAREGTYLREAKNGRRSFDLLVEALDKMLAHDKRIRLAIEPKPNEPMDHAYLPTIGHALAIAQLTRDPKRVGCLIESAHALLAGLDPADEIDFAMTFGKLWSLHLNDQNGLKFDQDKPFASSNLRVAFNQVRALERNGYGKHGEFVCFDVHPFRTTKTEHWLAHLENSRRTFLLLLKKARAFNEKKAQALVAQRDYASLDQMVLEHLMGV
- a CDS encoding D-hexose-6-phosphate mutarotase, whose protein sequence is MQTNEAAPLSGALGRVMFLDGRGELPMLEVTTRWSTAEIYLHGAHVTHFRKNGEPPLLFMSQCSRFAPEQPIRGGIPIIFPWFGMREGFGQHGFARVKEWELKEFSPAPDGSVSIRFRLPECPEAGSIPAFTADYTVTVDEALSLQLTVTNQSKEESFTFENCLHSYFEVGDITAVSIKGLKGGGYLDKVDHFARKTERQESIRIESEVDRIYLDTINPVEIVDERLRRSIRVEKQSALSTVVWNPWIAKAQQMPDFGNDEYQRMVCVEPGNVSSNQISLPPGESSSLRIRLTSQPLAP
- a CDS encoding PEGA domain-containing protein, with the protein product MKIDRWRVVFLVLWAGLAMSCLSQPAQADRELFAQVKAQAEKGDAESQLRLGSLYATGAGVAKDLSKAARWHRKAAEQGLARAQYRLGLDYASGSGLKPNSFEAVNWFRKAAEQGLPEAQYELGACSARGSGVGENYSEAARWFLKAAQQGYPPAQFQLAQCYFEGAGVVKDIEEAVKWTRLAADKGYAPAQNRLGACFEKGEGMAQDYLQAYKWFLLSAAQDDEMAPDIRVSIAKIETSMSPEQIAQAQRTARDFKPINASAPPSDPISSGSATGFVSVNLNELDSEIFVDGAFVGNPPAKLKLAQGSHLVEVRKTGFKDYRKALTVNAGSDLTLRVVLEKN